A genomic window from Ilyobacter polytropus DSM 2926 includes:
- a CDS encoding phage portal protein encodes MGNSDVKPSIVDKAIYLFSPKAAKDRLKAKQEYKNYVDSGASITDSALWDFWPISRSPTEEIDDNRATLGARTRRLYMSSPIARAAINKYHVNGIGTGLKAKPNIDIDVLGITKEESAKLEREIKRKFDLYAKSTNCDYSRMFNFYTLQTLTLITSLVAGDALVVPCYKKRKGVKTRLCLRVIEGDLITSPYAVDTDLIRNGVEFNTNGELEAYYVAKRHPGDMYYTTETIRLKAFGDDGNRLVHHIFEPERPGQRRGVPLLAPVISALKQHSRYSESELMAAVIGAMYTVFVTTEANTDPLKNLGVDKKDNNLPDKTVGMKKGGIVKLNPGEKVEIANPGRPNANYSTFVDAIITEIGAGIGVPREVLLTSFGSNYSASKAALDEAWKGFLKKRSLIEMYMCQPFYEEWLTEQVSLGEIHLPGYMDNDRKRLAYSRAYWVGPSKSSLDPYKEVRAASERVKMGISNREIEAGSIGNDFEEVSKQLLLENQQLKGVSNEE; translated from the coding sequence ATGGGGAATTCCGATGTAAAACCAAGCATAGTTGATAAAGCTATATATCTTTTTAGTCCAAAAGCGGCTAAAGACAGGCTAAAAGCTAAGCAGGAATATAAAAATTATGTGGATTCAGGTGCAAGTATAACCGATTCCGCTCTTTGGGATTTTTGGCCTATTTCCAGATCCCCCACTGAAGAAATTGACGATAATAGAGCCACACTTGGAGCTAGGACGAGACGTTTGTATATGTCAAGTCCTATAGCCAGGGCAGCTATTAACAAATACCATGTTAACGGTATAGGAACAGGTCTGAAGGCCAAACCAAATATAGATATAGATGTATTAGGAATAACGAAAGAAGAATCAGCAAAACTAGAAAGAGAAATCAAAAGAAAGTTTGATCTCTATGCCAAGAGCACCAATTGTGATTATAGCAGAATGTTTAATTTTTACACTCTTCAAACTTTAACATTGATAACCTCACTTGTAGCAGGAGATGCTTTAGTAGTCCCTTGCTATAAGAAAAGAAAAGGCGTTAAAACTAGACTCTGTCTTAGAGTGATCGAAGGAGACCTTATAACTTCTCCTTATGCTGTTGATACGGATTTGATAAGAAATGGAGTGGAATTTAATACAAACGGTGAGTTAGAAGCCTATTATGTTGCAAAAAGACATCCTGGAGACATGTATTACACAACCGAAACTATAAGATTAAAAGCTTTTGGGGATGATGGAAACAGGCTTGTACATCATATTTTTGAGCCAGAAAGACCCGGACAGAGAAGAGGGGTACCACTTTTAGCACCTGTTATATCCGCCTTAAAGCAACACAGTAGATATAGTGAAAGTGAACTCATGGCGGCAGTTATCGGTGCTATGTACACGGTGTTTGTTACAACAGAAGCAAATACAGATCCTTTAAAAAACTTAGGTGTGGATAAAAAAGATAATAATTTACCAGATAAAACCGTGGGTATGAAAAAAGGTGGAATTGTAAAGCTAAATCCTGGAGAAAAGGTGGAAATAGCAAATCCCGGAAGACCAAATGCGAATTACTCAACTTTCGTAGACGCAATAATCACAGAAATAGGTGCAGGTATAGGAGTTCCGAGGGAAGTACTATTGACTTCTTTTGGATCAAACTACTCAGCTTCAAAAGCTGCCTTGGATGAAGCTTGGAAAGGTTTTTTAAAAAAAAGAAGCCTCATTGAGATGTACATGTGCCAGCCTTTCTATGAGGAATGGCTTACAGAACAGGTATCCCTTGGAGAAATTCATTTGCCTGGATACATGGACAACGATAGAAAAAGACTTGCTTATTCAAGAGCCTATTGGGTAGGTCCTTCTAAATCCAGCTTAGATCCATATAAAGAGGTCAGGGCAGCATCTGAAAGAGTGAAAATGGGTATATCCAATAGAGAAATAGAAGCAGGAAGCATAGGAAACGATTTCGAGGAAGTAAGTAAACAATTATTGCTTGAAAATCAGCAACTCAAAGGGGTGAGTAATGAAGAATAA